The following is a genomic window from Thaumasiovibrio subtropicus.
AAAGCGCCATTATATACAAGAGTGTGTAAACATGTTTCTTGCTTATTATGGCGCTTGAATGCGTGAGGTCTAAAATAGGTTAGGGCTTATGCGGCGGTATTGATTTTTCCTTCACGCAGCTTTTGCATGACAAGATCTTTAGGGCCATCAGCAATGATACTGCCTTGCTCTAAAATAATAAGCCGATCAACAACCTCTAACATTGACGTCTTATGGGTAATTAGAATGAGCGTTTCGTCCGCCGCCATATTACCTAACTGCTGTTTAATGTACCCTTCAGAGCGGTTGTCCATGCTACTGGTTGGCTCATCGAACAACAAGACGGGAGGCCGACCCAAAAATGCACGCGCAATGGCGACAGATTGTCGTTGACCGCCAGACAATGCCGCGCCGCGTTCGCCGACTTGGCGGTCTAGACCGGCTGAATCTTGCTGTGTAAAGAAAGTGACACCGGCTCGGCTCGCGGCGTTGAGCACATCTTTGTCATCACTCAATGGACGTCCGAGTGTGATGTTGTCACGGATAGAGCCAAAAAATAGCATGATGTCTTGTGGTACGCAGCCGATGTTACGTCGTACATCAATATGGTGGATTTGGTTTACATCCGTGTCATCAATGGCCACAGAGCCTTCGGTGGCACGATAGAGCCCCATGATCAAGTGTTCAATCGTTGATTTTCCAGAACCAATACGCCCAATGATGCCAACCTTTTCGCCTGGGTTTACGGTAAAGCTGACGTCGCGTAAGGCGGCATGCTCACTGTTGGGATATTTGAAACTGACTCGATTAAAGCTGACTTTGCCCTTAATCATAGGGCGGTGCAGGTAGCGTTTGTCTTCTTCCTGCTCGGTAGGTAACTGCATCATCTCATCGATAATGGTCATCGCCGATTTAGCTTGGTTATAGCGTGTTGACAACAAAGAGAGTTGTACCAGTGGGCCAATTGCCTTGGCGGTTAACATTGAGGCCGCAATCAAGCCACCCATAGTTAAATCGCCTTCAGAAATGAGATAAACACCACCAATGATCATCGCCACAGAAGAGACTTGTTGAAGAAAGCCAGCCGTGTTTTGGACGCTGTCTGAAAAACGGCGAGTCTTCAACCCCCAGTTTGCCATGTGTGCGACGGCTTCTTCCCAGCGGTGTTGAAATTGTGCTTGAGCACCAAATAACTTAACGGTATCTAAGCCGTACAAGCTTTCAATCAGGTTGGCATGTTTCTGAGCGGCTAATCGAGAGCCTTCTTCAATCGACTCACGCATCGGCCTCTGGATGAGTATACTATAGAGAATCAACAAGGTCACCGCAGCGACAGGCACCCAAACCAATGGTCCAGCAACCCACCAAATGACAAACATAAATAAGAGTGCGAAAGGGAGATCTATGAGGGCTGACACCGTTGCTGAGGTAAAAAACTCGCGTATCGACTCAAACTCTTGCATGTGTTTGGCAAACGCTCCCACGGAAGGGGGACGTGCTTCCATTCTTATTCCCATCACCTTACTGAAGATTTTTGATGAAATAAGGATGTCCGATTTTTTTCCTGCAATATCGATAAAGTAATTACGTGATGATTTCAGGATTAAGTCAAACAGGAAGATGACGAGGATCCCGCTGGCCAGCACCCATAGCGAGTCGAACGCCAAGTTAGGGACAATTTTGTCATACACCAAGCGTGAAAAGAGAGGTGCGGCAATCGAAAAAAGGTTAATCAAAATCGAGGCGATAAGTACGTCACGGTAGATCGAGCGTGATTGCCATATCGTTGACCAGAACCAATGTCCCTTGCGTGTTTTTAAGACTTCTGGCGAACGTTCGTCATAACGGAACTTCTTCTTAACGAGGAATACATCGCCCATGTACTCATTGTTAAAATCGGCAAGCGGTGTGGTCTGCTCCATGCCTTCGCTTTGCGGTAACACGATGTCGATGGTGTCTTTTTCTAGATCACAACCGAGTACGACACAACTTTGGCCGTCTTTCATCAAGGCGATGACAGGGAATAAAAGTGGAGATAAATGCTCCACTTTTGTTTTTGACATGGTGACTTGCAGCCCGGCTTTGTCCGCGGCTCGCGGAAACAAAAACGGTGTTAGCAAGCCGTCAGCCAAGGGGAGGTCACTGATTAACGCATCGGGTGAATTGGCTAACCCATAAAATTTACTGACATAAACCAGTGACTGCAGTAAAGGATCTTTCATTATACCTCGTTAGTTTCTGGGCGCTCGAAGACGAAGCCCTGAAAACCATTAATGAATAAATCTGAGAGTTTGTTGAGCTGTTTCTCTGTCTCAACGCGTGTTGCAATCGTCATAATGTTTAACTGCATTGCGGTGCGCGATACCGATGCCAATACGTCTGCTTTGGTTTGATTATCCAGTTGCGTGGTATAGGCAAAATCGAGCTTCACATAACTTGGGCGCAGTTTGGTAAGATAGTCGAGCGAGCTAAAGTGATGACCATAGTTGTCAATACCGAACTGGAAGCCATTTTGATGAATGATTTCACACAGCAATGTGGCATCAGAAGAGTATTTGACGAAGACAATTTCGGGTAGTTCAAACATCAGCTTGCCAGCAAGCGCTTTGTTGGCTCGCATGGTATTGGCTAGCCAGTGCATGAATGAGGTGTCACAGACGCTACTTACCGTCAGATTGACAGTGATCGGGCCAGTTTCAGGTTCGCGTTTCAGTTTATCGATCATCACCTTAATGATGTGAGTGTCAAGTTCAGCACCGATGTTGAGCTGTTCTACCGCCCCTAAGAATTGCCCTGCACTGTACACTTTGCCTTGCTTTTCGATACTGGCAAAGACTTCACGGTGCAGCGTGTCTCCCGTTTGGTTGCAGGCCTTTTGGTATTTAAATGTAAACAACTGGTTGGCAATCGCTTCTTCGAGTAGCGCTTTCCACTCTTGCTTACCAAGGGTATCGGCTTTGTTTTCGCTTCCCGTCACCATCGCGATAGGTTCAGATGGCGTTTGACGTGCCTTCGATAGTGCATTATCAGCCTCAGCGAGGATTTCGCCGGGTAACTGTTTATTGGCCTTGAGCACCAAACCCACTGCCGCTTGCGGTGGACTAACACCAAGCGGGTCGTTTTGCAGTTCGAGTACCATGTGAAGCATCGATTGACCCAAGAAACGGAGCTCTTCTGTGCCAATGTTTGGTGCAATGATCGCGAACTCTTTTTGGGATAATCGCGCAATGGTGTACTCAGCTTCAACGAGTTGCCCCAGTTGCTCAGCTAGCTTCACAACGAGTTTATCGCCTTCTTCATAGCCGTGATTAATATAGCTCTCTTCAATAAGGTCGGCGCTGAGAATAGCGAATCCGCCTGTTTGCGAGTCCGCTGCCCACGGTTCTAGCTGGCTAATGAGAAAGCTTCGATTGCCCAAACCAGACACTTGATCTTGGTAGGCGCGAACGCGAAGCTTATCGGCTTCACGCGCCTGCTCTTCGAAGTATTGCTTAAGCTGATTCGACATGTGGTTGAAGGCATTAACAACCGCACGCAACTCAATCGTTT
Proteins encoded in this region:
- a CDS encoding type I secretion system permease/ATPase, yielding MKDPLLQSLVYVSKFYGLANSPDALISDLPLADGLLTPFLFPRAADKAGLQVTMSKTKVEHLSPLLFPVIALMKDGQSCVVLGCDLEKDTIDIVLPQSEGMEQTTPLADFNNEYMGDVFLVKKKFRYDERSPEVLKTRKGHWFWSTIWQSRSIYRDVLIASILINLFSIAAPLFSRLVYDKIVPNLAFDSLWVLASGILVIFLFDLILKSSRNYFIDIAGKKSDILISSKIFSKVMGIRMEARPPSVGAFAKHMQEFESIREFFTSATVSALIDLPFALLFMFVIWWVAGPLVWVPVAAVTLLILYSILIQRPMRESIEEGSRLAAQKHANLIESLYGLDTVKLFGAQAQFQHRWEEAVAHMANWGLKTRRFSDSVQNTAGFLQQVSSVAMIIGGVYLISEGDLTMGGLIAASMLTAKAIGPLVQLSLLSTRYNQAKSAMTIIDEMMQLPTEQEEDKRYLHRPMIKGKVSFNRVSFKYPNSEHAALRDVSFTVNPGEKVGIIGRIGSGKSTIEHLIMGLYRATEGSVAIDDTDVNQIHHIDVRRNIGCVPQDIMLFFGSIRDNITLGRPLSDDKDVLNAASRAGVTFFTQQDSAGLDRQVGERGAALSGGQRQSVAIARAFLGRPPVLLFDEPTSSMDNRSEGYIKQQLGNMAADETLILITHKTSMLEVVDRLIILEQGSIIADGPKDLVMQKLREGKINTAA
- a CDS encoding bifunctional diguanylate cyclase/phosphodiesterase; this translates as MTLYKQLLTWMLVVFFLLMSAVFFVDLTTTRNFLLSQQAVEISNASTAVGLALSPYLEAGDKVAAESVINAMFDGGLYSNVTLTFLRDNEVIALEYATQFSDVPSWFSSLNIFSPYTHTQVLTSGWLQLGEISITGHPGYAYRQLWQALVQLSISFLVIFGVTSVVLAALLSVILRPLESIRHRANEMARNKFGEALELPKTIELRAVVNAFNHMSNQLKQYFEEQAREADKLRVRAYQDQVSGLGNRSFLISQLEPWAADSQTGGFAILSADLIEESYINHGYEEGDKLVVKLAEQLGQLVEAEYTIARLSQKEFAIIAPNIGTEELRFLGQSMLHMVLELQNDPLGVSPPQAAVGLVLKANKQLPGEILAEADNALSKARQTPSEPIAMVTGSENKADTLGKQEWKALLEEAIANQLFTFKYQKACNQTGDTLHREVFASIEKQGKVYSAGQFLGAVEQLNIGAELDTHIIKVMIDKLKREPETGPITVNLTVSSVCDTSFMHWLANTMRANKALAGKLMFELPEIVFVKYSSDATLLCEIIHQNGFQFGIDNYGHHFSSLDYLTKLRPSYVKLDFAYTTQLDNQTKADVLASVSRTAMQLNIMTIATRVETEKQLNKLSDLFINGFQGFVFERPETNEV